In Flavobacterium sp. N1736, the following are encoded in one genomic region:
- a CDS encoding TetR/AcrR family transcriptional regulator, translating into MSKAERTRQFIIEASAPIINKKGMAGTSLTDIMEATKLAKGGIYGNFESKEEICRESFLYLRAQLGGKLNEAVTQGTSAKAKLYNLLSVYENDKNLLDGCPILNFGAEADDTNPIMKEQVKNAIGSAQKRFYTIIEDGIKNNELSAAINPEHFSIKVFAMIEGGILCRKVLGNNQQMMIILDSIKEEFESYVL; encoded by the coding sequence ATGAGTAAAGCAGAACGCACCAGACAATTTATTATTGAAGCATCGGCTCCTATAATTAATAAAAAAGGAATGGCAGGAACTTCATTGACTGATATTATGGAGGCTACAAAGCTGGCAAAAGGCGGAATTTACGGCAATTTTGAAAGTAAAGAGGAAATTTGCAGAGAATCATTTTTATATCTAAGAGCGCAATTAGGAGGCAAACTAAACGAAGCTGTAACGCAGGGAACATCGGCAAAAGCCAAACTTTATAATTTGTTGAGCGTTTATGAAAATGATAAAAATTTATTGGATGGCTGTCCGATATTAAATTTTGGTGCAGAAGCAGATGATACAAATCCTATTATGAAAGAGCAGGTAAAAAACGCTATTGGTTCTGCACAAAAAAGATTTTACACCATAATTGAAGACGGAATTAAGAATAATGAATTATCGGCAGCGATAAATCCGGAACATTTTAGCATAAAAGTTTTTGCCATGATCGAAGGCGGTATTTTGTGTCGAAAAGTATTAGGAAATAATCAACAAATGATGATTATTCTGGATAGTATAAAAGAAGAATTTGAAAGTTATGTTTTATAA
- a CDS encoding DUF2271 domain-containing protein, translating into MKSLSKICLVAAFACLFSFQASAQTDKYKCLLQMSNYVGEGAYIVVSLIDPKGEYEETLSVMGDDKKWYKSIKEWYKFYAKKPDISAKTGASVTGGDRSVTTFEIDASKINKGYKLRFETAVEDQKYHVTDAEILLTTEGIAEKAEGKGYIRYVKINKI; encoded by the coding sequence ATGAAATCATTATCTAAAATCTGCCTTGTGGCAGCATTCGCGTGCCTGTTCTCATTTCAGGCATCTGCACAAACTGACAAATACAAATGCCTTTTGCAAATGTCCAATTATGTGGGCGAAGGCGCTTATATAGTAGTATCGCTTATTGATCCAAAAGGAGAATATGAAGAAACATTGTCTGTAATGGGCGATGATAAAAAATGGTATAAAAGCATTAAAGAATGGTATAAATTCTATGCTAAAAAACCGGATATCAGCGCAAAAACAGGCGCTTCTGTAACCGGAGGCGATCGTAGTGTAACAACATTTGAAATCGATGCTTCTAAAATTAATAAAGGTTACAAACTACGTTTTGAAACCGCTGTAGAAGACCAAAAATATCATGTAACCGATGCCGAAATACTCTTAACTACAGAAGGAATTGCAGAGAAAGCAGAAGGGAAAGGGTATATTAGATATGTAAAAATCAACAAGATATAA
- a CDS encoding ankyrin repeat domain-containing protein codes for MKKILFAAILSVSLYVNAQQNKLLDANFWKTSPDFTLVKSEIEKGDNPTELNQFAFDPTVLAINNSASNEVIKYLIELPGNGIKKITHDGRIYLHWAAYKGNAEIVQYLIAKGSDINFEDSHAATPIAFAAGAGIVNPATYEAFFKAGIDPKKKYDGASLLLLSIPNDKDLTTTSYLESRGLSVKDVDKNGQTAFDYAARAGNIAQLKTLVEKGVKYTDNAIISAAQGMRRSANPIEVYQYLVDDLKLKPTVTASNGQTVLHILARKEKQSEIVAYFINKGVDVSKTDKEGNTAFIVAAEGKDLELLQTLLPKVKNINAVNLKGESALTQAVKGSSAEIVSFLLSKGADVNIKDNNGNDLAFYLIDSFKPAGPAPQKDDFSDKLTVLKDKGINFAAPQKDGNTVLHTAIIKNNIHLLKNLEGLNVDLNAKNKEGLTALHKAAMVAKDDSVLKYLVALGAKKDIKTEFDETAYNLAKENEVLKKNNISVEFLK; via the coding sequence ATGAAAAAAATACTTTTTGCAGCCATACTTTCTGTATCGTTGTATGTAAACGCCCAGCAAAACAAGCTTCTGGATGCTAATTTCTGGAAAACATCTCCGGATTTTACCCTTGTAAAATCTGAAATTGAAAAAGGAGATAATCCAACCGAATTAAATCAATTTGCATTTGATCCAACCGTTTTAGCGATCAATAATAGCGCTTCAAACGAAGTTATAAAGTATTTAATCGAACTTCCGGGCAACGGAATTAAAAAAATCACACACGACGGTCGTATTTATTTACACTGGGCAGCTTATAAAGGTAACGCTGAAATCGTACAATATTTAATTGCAAAAGGTTCTGATATTAATTTTGAAGACAGCCATGCCGCAACCCCAATTGCATTTGCAGCCGGTGCGGGAATTGTAAATCCTGCAACTTATGAGGCGTTTTTTAAAGCCGGAATTGATCCGAAAAAGAAATACGACGGCGCGAGTTTATTATTACTTTCCATTCCAAATGATAAAGATCTTACCACTACAAGTTACCTCGAATCAAGAGGTTTATCCGTTAAAGATGTCGATAAAAATGGTCAGACCGCTTTTGATTATGCTGCAAGAGCAGGAAATATTGCCCAGCTGAAAACACTTGTAGAAAAAGGCGTAAAATATACGGATAACGCCATTATATCTGCCGCTCAGGGAATGCGTCGAAGCGCAAATCCTATCGAAGTTTATCAATATTTGGTAGACGATCTTAAATTAAAACCTACGGTTACAGCTTCAAACGGACAAACGGTGCTTCATATATTGGCACGAAAAGAAAAACAGTCTGAAATCGTTGCTTATTTTATCAATAAAGGCGTTGATGTAAGCAAAACCGATAAAGAAGGAAACACTGCTTTTATAGTAGCAGCGGAAGGAAAAGATCTTGAATTACTGCAAACATTATTGCCAAAAGTTAAAAATATAAATGCCGTAAATTTAAAAGGAGAATCTGCGTTAACACAAGCTGTAAAAGGCAGTTCGGCAGAAATAGTATCTTTTCTTTTAAGCAAAGGTGCTGATGTAAATATAAAAGACAATAACGGAAATGATCTTGCTTTTTATCTTATAGATTCTTTTAAACCAGCAGGTCCGGCGCCACAAAAAGACGATTTTTCAGATAAACTGACAGTGTTAAAAGATAAAGGAATTAATTTTGCTGCGCCGCAAAAAGATGGAAACACGGTACTTCATACAGCGATAATTAAAAACAACATTCATTTGTTAAAAAATCTGGAAGGACTTAATGTTGATCTAAATGCTAAAAATAAAGAAGGATTAACCGCATTGCACAAAGCCGCAATGGTTGCAAAAGACGATTCTGTACTAAAATATTTAGTAGCCTTAGGCGCTAAAAAAGACATTAAAACCGAGTTTGATGAAACTGCCTACAATTTGGCAAAAGAGAATGAAGTTTTGAAAAAAAATAATATATCCGTTGAGTTTTTAAAGTAA
- a CDS encoding DMT family transporter gives MKNNVLKGSLYVALGATSYGMLATFVKIAYKEGFTTAEVTMSQYFLGFLGLLILNLFRREKSVAKPETSGLKSVFKLILAGSSLGLTSTFYYLAVQYISVSVAIVLLMQTVWMGVIFEMLVHKKMPEMRKIISVCIILAGTLLATNLLEESVIINWKGFAFGILAAMSYTATMYSSNNVELHFPVLKRSLFMILGGCIVVAFIFYSSINSQFSFAIFLRWGIMLSLFGTILPPLLFTKGMPLTGMGLGAIVASVEIPVSIAIAYIVLDEPVGFLQWIGVILILFAVVLMNLQKR, from the coding sequence ATGAAAAATAATGTACTTAAAGGAAGTCTTTATGTTGCACTTGGCGCCACAAGTTACGGCATGCTCGCCACTTTTGTAAAAATAGCATATAAAGAAGGTTTTACTACCGCCGAAGTAACAATGTCACAATATTTTCTTGGCTTTCTGGGACTTTTAATCCTAAATTTATTTCGCAGAGAAAAATCGGTAGCAAAACCCGAAACTTCAGGATTAAAAAGTGTTTTTAAATTGATACTTGCAGGAAGTTCATTAGGATTAACGAGCACTTTTTATTACCTCGCCGTTCAATATATTTCGGTAAGCGTCGCCATTGTATTATTAATGCAAACCGTTTGGATGGGCGTTATTTTTGAAATGCTGGTGCATAAAAAAATGCCGGAAATGCGTAAAATTATTTCTGTCTGCATCATTTTGGCAGGAACATTACTTGCCACTAACCTGCTTGAAGAATCAGTAATTATAAACTGGAAAGGATTTGCATTCGGTATTTTGGCTGCGATGTCTTATACGGCAACCATGTATTCATCAAACAATGTCGAACTCCATTTTCCTGTACTAAAAAGAAGCCTTTTTATGATTTTGGGAGGATGTATTGTGGTGGCTTTTATTTTTTATTCGTCCATTAATTCCCAATTTTCGTTTGCTATTTTTCTGCGTTGGGGAATCATGCTTTCTTTGTTTGGAACCATACTTCCGCCGTTGCTTTTTACCAAAGGAATGCCTTTAACAGGAATGGGTTTAGGCGCAATTGTTGCTTCTGTCGAAATTCCCGTTTCTATAGCAATCGCATATATTGTACTTGATGAACCTGTCGGTTTTCTGCAATGGATTGGTGTAATTTTGATTCTCTTCGCCGTTGTTTTAATGAACCTTCAAAAAAGATAA
- a CDS encoding DUF1810 domain-containing protein — MAYNTNDLMRFLDAQNKLYLVALAEIKKGKKESPWIWFIFPQIKGLGSSDTSKFYEIKNADEAMAYLEHPILGKHLLEITKELINTNEKTALEILGQADAEKLKSSMTLFANIQNTEPVFEQVINKYFDGSYDFHTIQLLYSNL; from the coding sequence ATGGCTTACAACACAAATGATCTGATGCGATTTTTAGACGCACAAAATAAATTGTATTTAGTTGCACTTGCAGAAATTAAAAAAGGAAAAAAAGAATCGCCGTGGATCTGGTTTATTTTTCCGCAAATAAAAGGTCTGGGATCAAGCGATACTTCGAAATTTTACGAGATCAAAAATGCCGACGAAGCAATGGCGTATCTGGAACATCCCATTCTTGGAAAACACCTTCTTGAAATTACTAAGGAACTCATTAATACTAATGAAAAAACTGCCTTGGAAATTCTTGGTCAGGCAGATGCCGAAAAATTAAAATCAAGTATGACTTTATTTGCCAACATTCAAAATACAGAACCCGTATTTGAACAGGTTATTAATAAGTACTTTGACGGTTCGTACGATTTTCATACGATTCAATTATTATATAGCAATTTATAA
- a CDS encoding MFS transporter yields MRNLQENHQGFSTKLAFALIPLSGFATDIYLPSLPAMAKDLHVSAGAIQLSLVFFMFSLGISQVFIGSILDSFGRFKISIASLAVFSLTSFVIALVPDIYVIYAMRIIQGIAIAFIVIAKRAYFVDLYSGEKLKSYISLFSIIWACAPIMAPFLGGYLENSFGWRSNFYFLGGLSLVFLILELLYSGESLKYFHEFKLKSIAQTYSSILKSADFTLGIIILGICFGLVVVYSLSSPFIVERVFGYSAITTGYSSLLSGLAVMMGGITAKSLIHKPLVKKVTIAVAVQLTLVLLMIFTSSIASNIYTLIAFTMGINMCGGFIFNIIYGYCLSRFSKNAGVASGLTGGATYMVSSIFSYGFVNLYAVKSQFLLGLTNISLIFIIGIIFIVFNRYRAVHLATVSVK; encoded by the coding sequence ATGAGAAATTTACAAGAAAACCATCAGGGTTTTAGCACCAAATTAGCGTTTGCATTAATTCCGTTATCGGGATTTGCAACAGATATTTATTTACCATCGCTTCCGGCAATGGCAAAAGATTTACATGTTTCGGCAGGAGCAATTCAGCTTTCGTTAGTTTTTTTTATGTTCAGTCTTGGTATAAGCCAGGTTTTTATAGGAAGTATTCTGGATAGTTTCGGACGTTTTAAAATTAGTATTGCGTCGCTTGCCGTTTTTTCACTAACCAGTTTCGTTATCGCATTGGTGCCGGATATTTATGTTATTTATGCCATGCGAATTATTCAGGGAATCGCCATTGCCTTTATTGTAATTGCCAAACGAGCCTATTTTGTTGATCTTTATTCCGGAGAAAAACTAAAAAGCTACATTAGTTTATTTTCGATTATCTGGGCTTGTGCACCTATTATGGCGCCGTTTTTAGGAGGATATTTAGAAAACAGTTTTGGCTGGCGATCAAACTTTTATTTCCTTGGCGGATTATCATTGGTTTTTTTAATTCTTGAGCTTTTGTATAGCGGAGAATCTTTAAAATACTTTCATGAATTTAAACTAAAGTCTATTGCACAAACGTACTCAAGTATCTTAAAATCAGCTGATTTTACTTTAGGAATTATAATTTTGGGTATTTGTTTTGGTCTCGTTGTAGTTTATAGTTTATCAAGTCCGTTTATTGTAGAACGCGTATTTGGATATTCGGCAATTACTACAGGTTACAGTTCTTTACTGTCCGGTTTAGCGGTTATGATGGGCGGAATCACTGCTAAATCTCTTATTCATAAACCTTTGGTAAAAAAAGTAACAATTGCAGTTGCTGTGCAGTTAACATTGGTTTTACTTATGATTTTTACTTCTTCGATAGCGAGTAATATTTATACTTTAATCGCTTTTACAATGGGAATTAATATGTGTGGCGGTTTTATATTTAATATTATTTATGGGTATTGTTTAAGCCGTTTTTCTAAAAATGCAGGTGTTGCAAGCGGTCTTACAGGCGGTGCAACATATATGGTAAGTTCAATATTCAGCTACGGATTTGTTAATTTATACGCCGTTAAAAGTCAGTTTTTATTAGGGTTAACAAACATTTCACTGATCTTTATTATTGGTATTATTTTTATCGTTTTCAACAGATACAGAGCGGTGCATCTTGCAACTGTTAGTGTGAAATAA
- a CDS encoding AraC family transcriptional regulator → MANTNLYLPYEIIFKNIEEPLHTEVGNNFFELIYIISGTGVQIINENRLSYQPGHLFLITPDDSHSLEINSPTQIFLLRFTDIYIKNSPLTSGSLYKLEYILQHAHHQPGCILKRITDKNLVHPVIEAIKHEYQNPTLYNTELIQLLINTLIVIIARNISEYLPENINKQSDGKAHNILEYIQTHIYEPEKLSITIMSEKFGISETYLGRYFKKQANETLQDYISKYRIKLVENRLLYSDLRIGEIANELGFNDESHLNKIFKKHRGTTPSAFRKFPVSN, encoded by the coding sequence ATGGCAAATACTAATTTATATCTTCCGTACGAAATCATATTTAAAAATATTGAAGAACCTTTGCATACTGAAGTAGGTAATAATTTCTTCGAATTAATTTATATTATTTCAGGAACAGGAGTCCAGATTATCAATGAAAACAGGCTTTCGTATCAACCCGGACATCTTTTTTTGATCACTCCCGATGATTCACATTCGCTTGAAATAAATAGTCCGACTCAAATATTTTTGCTGCGTTTTACGGATATTTACATAAAAAACAGCCCTTTAACTTCCGGCAGTCTTTATAAACTCGAATATATATTGCAGCATGCGCATCATCAGCCGGGATGTATACTGAAAAGAATAACAGATAAAAATTTGGTTCATCCTGTTATAGAGGCAATTAAGCATGAATATCAAAATCCTACGCTTTATAACACAGAACTTATTCAATTATTAATAAATACTTTGATTGTAATCATTGCCAGAAATATATCGGAATACCTTCCTGAAAACATCAACAAACAATCTGACGGAAAAGCACATAATATTCTCGAATATATTCAAACGCATATTTATGAACCTGAAAAATTAAGTATTACAATAATGAGTGAAAAGTTTGGAATTTCTGAAACATATCTTGGGCGTTATTTTAAAAAACAGGCAAACGAAACGCTACAGGATTATATTTCGAAATACAGAATTAAACTGGTAGAAAACAGACTCTTATATAGTGATTTACGAATTGGTGAAATTGCAAATGAATTGGGTTTTAATGATGAAAGTCATTTAAACAAAATATTCAAAAAACATCGCGGCACTACTCCATCTGCATTTAGAAAATTTCCCGTTTCAAACTAA